Proteins co-encoded in one Enterobacter sp. R4-368 genomic window:
- a CDS encoding YceK/YidQ family lipoprotein, with translation MRVILVVVMACLLSGCGSIVSRTIPGQGHGNQYYPGVKWDVRDSAWRYITVLDLPFSLVFDTLLLPLDAHHGPYE, from the coding sequence GTGAGAGTAATTTTGGTAGTCGTCATGGCGTGTCTGCTAAGCGGTTGCGGCAGCATCGTCAGCCGGACAATCCCTGGCCAGGGACACGGTAATCAGTATTACCCCGGCGTTAAGTGGGATGTCCGCGACTCCGCGTGGCGCTACATTACCGTACTTGATTTACCTTTCTCACTGGTGTTTGACACACTTTTGTTACCGCTGGATGCTCATCACGGCCCTTACGAGTAA
- a CDS encoding MysB family protein has translation MAETELEYYSTLSEAIDAARELFIADNPDLDEEEISVQQFNVQKYVLQDGDIAWRAEFFADEEEPGECLPLFSGEAAQSVFDGDFDEIEISQEWQEENTLHEWDEGEFQLEPPLDTEEGQTAADEWDER, from the coding sequence ATGGCCGAAACTGAACTGGAGTATTACTCAACACTGTCGGAAGCAATTGATGCCGCGCGGGAATTATTTATTGCCGACAACCCGGATCTTGATGAAGAAGAAATCAGCGTGCAGCAATTCAATGTGCAAAAGTATGTTCTTCAGGATGGCGATATCGCGTGGCGCGCTGAGTTTTTTGCGGATGAAGAAGAGCCTGGCGAATGCTTGCCTCTTTTCAGCGGTGAAGCCGCACAAAGTGTCTTTGACGGCGATTTCGATGAGATCGAGATAAGCCAGGAGTGGCAGGAAGAGAATACGCTGCATGAATGGGACGAGGGTGAATTCCAGCTGGAACCACCGCTTGATACCGAAGAGGGACAGACAGCCGCTGACGAGTGGGACGAGCGCTGA
- the mdtG gene encoding multidrug efflux MFS transporter MdtG, which yields MSHSDAPINWKRNLTVAWFGCFLTGAAFSLVMPFIPLYVEQLGITDPGALNMWSGLVFSITFLFSAIASPFWGGLADRKGRKIMLLRSALGMAIVMALMGIAQNVWQLLVLRALLGLLGGFIPNANALIATQMPRNKSGWALGTLSTGGVSGALLGPLAGGLLADSWGLRMVFFITASVLFICFLLTLLCIRENFTPVAKREMLHFKEVFASLKSPKLVLSLFITTMIIQVATGSIAPILTLYVRDLAGNVSNIAFISGMIASVPGVAALLSAPRLGKLGDKIGPEKILVAALIISVLLLLPMSMVQTPWQLGILRFLLGAADGALLPAVQTLLVYNSTSQIAGRIFSYNQSFRDIGNVTGPLMGAAVSASYGFRAVFCVTAGVVLFNAIYSWCSLQRPARRARTEATRSVQRQE from the coding sequence ATGTCTCACTCTGATGCCCCAATAAACTGGAAGCGCAATCTCACCGTTGCCTGGTTTGGCTGTTTTCTCACTGGCGCAGCGTTTAGCCTGGTGATGCCCTTTATCCCCCTCTATGTCGAGCAGCTTGGCATCACCGATCCCGGTGCGCTCAATATGTGGTCCGGTTTAGTCTTTAGCATCACCTTCCTGTTCTCTGCCATCGCTTCTCCCTTCTGGGGCGGTCTTGCCGACCGTAAAGGACGCAAAATCATGCTACTGCGTTCCGCGCTCGGCATGGCGATTGTTATGGCGTTAATGGGCATCGCACAAAATGTCTGGCAGCTCCTTGTGCTGCGGGCGTTGCTCGGTTTGCTGGGCGGTTTTATCCCCAACGCAAATGCCCTGATCGCCACGCAAATGCCGCGCAATAAAAGCGGCTGGGCGCTGGGGACGCTCTCAACGGGAGGCGTCAGCGGCGCGCTGCTTGGCCCGCTGGCCGGTGGTTTGCTGGCCGATAGCTGGGGTTTGCGGATGGTCTTTTTTATTACCGCTTCTGTGCTTTTTATCTGCTTTCTGCTCACGCTACTTTGCATCCGCGAAAATTTCACCCCGGTGGCAAAACGCGAGATGTTGCACTTCAAAGAGGTTTTCGCCTCGCTAAAAAGCCCCAAACTGGTGTTGAGCCTGTTCATCACCACCATGATTATCCAGGTAGCGACGGGCTCTATTGCGCCGATTCTGACACTCTATGTGCGCGATCTTGCGGGTAATGTCAGCAACATTGCCTTTATCAGCGGCATGATTGCCTCCGTGCCTGGCGTCGCGGCACTGCTTAGCGCACCTCGTCTGGGCAAATTGGGCGACAAAATCGGCCCGGAGAAAATCCTCGTCGCGGCATTAATAATCTCCGTCCTGCTACTGCTGCCAATGTCAATGGTGCAAACGCCGTGGCAACTGGGCATTTTGCGCTTCCTGCTCGGCGCTGCAGACGGCGCCTTGCTCCCTGCGGTGCAAACGTTGCTGGTCTACAACTCCACCAGTCAAATTGCCGGACGGATATTCAGTTACAACCAGTCATTCCGCGATATTGGTAATGTTACCGGCCCGCTGATGGGTGCGGCGGTCTCGGCCAGCTACGGTTTTCGTGCGGTGTTTTGCGTGACGGCGGGCGTCGTTCTGTTTAATGCCATCTATTCATGGTGCAGTTTGCAGCGCCCTGCCCGCCGGGCCAGAACCGAGGCAACCCGCAGCGTTCAACGCCAGGAGTAG
- a CDS encoding Kdo(2)-lipid IV(A) acyltransferase has protein sequence MTHLPKFTASLLHPRYWALWFGVGMLWLVVQLPYPVIYRLGCGIGHLAQRLMKRRARIAQRNLELCFPHMSETERQKMVAKNFESVGMGLMETGMAWFWSDRRMSRWMDVIDFEHVRSVQAQGRGILLIGVHFLTLEIGARMFGLNEPGIGVYRPNDNPVIDLLQTWGRMRSNKSMIDRKDLKGMIRALKAGDVVWYAPDHDYGPRASVFAPFFAVKDAASTSGTWMLARMSQACIVPFVPRRKPDGKGYELIILEPECSPPLDDAETTAAWMNKVVERCIMMAPEQYMWLHRRFKTRPEGVPSRY, from the coding sequence ATGACGCATTTACCCAAGTTTACGGCATCGCTGCTGCACCCGCGCTACTGGGCTCTCTGGTTCGGGGTCGGCATGCTGTGGTTAGTTGTTCAACTCCCCTATCCCGTGATTTACCGCCTCGGCTGTGGCATTGGTCACCTGGCGCAGCGCCTGATGAAACGTCGCGCGCGTATTGCGCAGCGCAATCTCGAACTCTGCTTTCCGCACATGAGCGAAACAGAGCGGCAGAAAATGGTCGCAAAAAATTTTGAGTCGGTTGGCATGGGTTTGATGGAAACCGGCATGGCCTGGTTCTGGTCCGATCGCCGGATGTCACGCTGGATGGACGTTATCGATTTTGAACATGTCAGAAGCGTGCAGGCGCAGGGGCGAGGAATTTTGCTGATCGGCGTCCATTTTTTGACGCTGGAGATCGGTGCCCGCATGTTTGGTCTGAACGAGCCAGGTATTGGTGTCTATCGCCCGAACGACAACCCGGTTATTGATCTGCTGCAAACCTGGGGCCGCATGCGTTCTAATAAAAGCATGATCGACCGTAAAGATCTCAAAGGCATGATCCGCGCCCTGAAAGCGGGTGATGTCGTTTGGTACGCGCCCGATCATGACTACGGCCCGCGCGCCAGCGTTTTCGCCCCTTTCTTTGCCGTTAAAGATGCGGCTTCCACGTCAGGAACCTGGATGCTGGCCCGCATGTCCCAGGCCTGTATCGTTCCTTTTGTTCCACGGCGTAAACCGGACGGTAAAGGGTATGAACTGATTATTCTCGAACCGGAATGCTCTCCTCCGCTCGATGACGCAGAAACCACCGCAGCATGGATGAACAAAGTGGTTGAGCGCTGCATTATGATGGCGCCAGAGCAATATATGTGGCTGCATCGCCGCTTCAAAACGCGCCCGGAAGGCGTCCCCTCTCGCTACTGA
- a CDS encoding rhodanese-related sulfurtransferase, producing MPVLHNRISNDELKARMLAETEPRVTVSFYKYFSIINPQATRDALYQAFSQLNVFGRIYLAHEGINAQISVPQSKFDTFRQTLYAFDPALDGLRLNIAIDDDGKSFWVLRMKVRDRIVADGIEDESFDASDVGDYLKAAEVNAMLDDPEAVFIDMRNHYEYEVGHFAGALEIPADTFREQLPKAVEMMQEHKDKKIVMYCTGGIRCEKASAWMKHNGFTKVWHIEGGIIEYARRAREQGLPVRFIGKNFVFDERMGERISDDVIAHCHQCGTPCDSHTNCRNDGCHLLFIQCPACAEKFNGCCSELCKEESELPEEEQRKRRAGRENGNKIFNKSRGRLNTKLGIPDPE from the coding sequence ATGCCAGTGTTACACAACCGCATATCCAATGATGAACTGAAGGCGCGGATGCTCGCGGAAACGGAACCGCGCGTTACCGTCTCGTTCTATAAATATTTCTCGATTATTAATCCGCAAGCCACGCGCGACGCGCTCTACCAGGCTTTTAGCCAGTTGAACGTGTTTGGCCGTATTTACCTTGCCCATGAAGGTATCAATGCGCAAATCAGCGTGCCACAAAGTAAATTCGATACCTTTCGCCAGACGCTTTATGCGTTCGATCCGGCGCTCGACGGCCTGCGTTTAAATATCGCGATTGATGATGACGGTAAATCCTTCTGGGTGCTGCGCATGAAAGTCCGCGACAGGATTGTTGCCGACGGTATCGAAGATGAGAGTTTTGACGCCAGCGATGTGGGGGATTATCTGAAAGCGGCGGAAGTGAATGCCATGCTCGACGATCCTGAGGCGGTGTTCATTGATATGCGCAATCACTACGAATACGAAGTCGGACATTTCGCTGGTGCGCTGGAGATCCCGGCGGATACGTTCCGCGAGCAGCTACCGAAAGCGGTCGAAATGATGCAGGAACATAAAGATAAGAAAATCGTTATGTACTGCACCGGCGGTATTCGCTGCGAGAAAGCGAGTGCCTGGATGAAGCATAACGGCTTCACTAAAGTGTGGCATATCGAAGGCGGCATTATCGAATATGCGCGCCGCGCGCGCGAACAGGGCTTGCCGGTGCGTTTTATCGGTAAAAACTTTGTATTTGATGAGCGTATGGGCGAGCGCATTTCCGATGACGTTATTGCTCATTGCCATCAGTGCGGCACTCCCTGCGATTCCCATACCAATTGTCGCAATGACGGCTGCCATTTGCTGTTTATTCAGTGTCCGGCCTGCGCTGAGAAATTTAATGGTTGCTGCAGTGAGCTGTGCAAAGAAGAGAGCGAATTGCCGGAAGAAGAGCAGCGTAAACGTCGCGCCGGGCGGGAGAATGGCAACAAAATCTTTAACAAATCCCGTGGTCGTCTGAATACCAAACTGGGGATTCCGGATCCGGAATAA